One genomic segment of Chryseobacterium phocaeense includes these proteins:
- a CDS encoding cupin-like domain-containing protein, with product MGIILKPIDVVDDITQKEFTEKYLKPRRPVVIKNMARNWPAYQKWTMDYVKEVVGNVEVPLYDSKKADPAAPINTPTTKMKFADYIDLIQREPTDLRIFFFDPIKHAGKLLEDYISPKELMGGFLDKYPSMFFGGKGSVTFLHYDIDMAHIFHTHFNGRKHVKLFEYKWKERLYQLPYATYALEDYDIDNPDFEKFPALDGVEGIECFLEHGDTLFMPTGWWHWMKYLDGSFSISLRAWDKSWAVKAHSLWNLTVQRKFDDIMKSNFKKKYMDWKEKVAIKRAEIALKRGLPR from the coding sequence ATGGGAATTATTTTAAAGCCTATAGATGTTGTAGATGATATTACTCAGAAGGAGTTTACAGAAAAATATCTAAAGCCCAGAAGGCCCGTTGTCATCAAAAATATGGCAAGAAACTGGCCTGCTTACCAGAAATGGACGATGGATTATGTGAAGGAAGTGGTAGGTAATGTGGAAGTTCCTCTTTATGATTCTAAAAAAGCAGATCCTGCGGCTCCCATTAATACGCCTACTACGAAAATGAAGTTTGCAGATTATATAGACCTCATCCAAAGAGAGCCTACTGATTTGAGAATTTTCTTTTTTGACCCAATAAAGCATGCCGGGAAGCTACTGGAAGATTATATCTCTCCTAAAGAACTTATGGGAGGCTTTCTGGATAAATATCCTTCTATGTTTTTTGGAGGAAAAGGATCTGTGACGTTCCTTCATTATGATATTGATATGGCTCACATTTTCCATACCCATTTCAACGGAAGAAAGCATGTAAAGCTTTTTGAATATAAATGGAAAGAAAGGCTGTATCAGCTTCCTTATGCGACCTATGCTCTGGAAGATTATGATATTGATAATCCTGATTTCGAAAAATTTCCGGCCCTTGACGGGGTAGAAGGAATTGAATGTTTCCTGGAACATGGAGATACCCTTTTCATGCCTACCGGATGGTGGCACTGGATGAAATACCTGGACGGAAGCTTCTCCATTTCTCTGAGAGCGTGGGACAAGTCCTGGGCGGTGAAAGCACACTCTTTGTGGAACCTTACCGTACAGCGTAAATTCGACGATATTATGAAGTCCAATTTCAAAAAGAAATACATGGACTGGAAGGAAAAAGTAGCCATAAAAAGAGCAGAAATTGCTTTAAAAAGAGGCTTACCAAG